In Plodia interpunctella isolate USDA-ARS_2022_Savannah chromosome 19, ilPloInte3.2, whole genome shotgun sequence, a genomic segment contains:
- the LOC128678421 gene encoding protein phosphatase methylesterase 1 — protein MSALQKSILKSKLPPRCPKTSGIPKLAPFGATRRKDYTPVSWKQYFDRFVDVETECGVFRVYLSPEPDHPEQLRIVTLHGGGYSGLSWALFTEEITNMIKCQVVSMDIRGHGETKAKEPDDLSAETLARDVEQVLHKLFDGAIPPMILVGHSMGGAIAVRVAHSPSLEHHVDGLAVIDVVEGTAMDALASMQSFLRGRPTHFKSIEHAIEWCVRSGQVRNVDSAKVSMPGQIVNCETGLLATNEVESYTPAAESKLEPNRHTARADSIAEEEHEAEADGEGEAEGEATRDEFVRPGAVGDGNTAMKYKWRIDLSQTEAHWAGWFSGLSSAFLSARAPRLLLLASVDGLDRLLTVGQMQGKFQMQVLTRCGHAVHEDSPAEVSRVVAAFALRHRLTTATELGTHLNLVAAPGC, from the exons ATGTCTGCGTTACAGAAAAGTATACTGAAAAGCAAATTGCCGCCTCGATGTCCTAAAACTTCTGGCATACCAAA ATTGGCTCCGTTTGGTGCTACCCGTCGCAAAGATTACACTCCTGTGTCGTGGAAGCAGTACTTTGACCGGTTTGTGGATGTGGAGACTGAGTGTGGGGTGTTTAGAGTTTATTTATCTCCGGAACCTGATCATCCCGAACAATTGAGGATTGTCACTTTGCATGGAGGTGGTTATTCAGGGTTGAGTTGGGCTTTATTCACT gAAGAAATAACCAACATGATAAAGTGTCAGGTTGTGTCTATGGATATCCGAGGTCATGGAGAGACCAAGGCCAAAGAACCCGATGATTTGAGTGCAGAAACATTAGCTAG GGATGTGGAACAGGTCCTCCACAAGTTGTTCGACGGGGCAATCCCCCCCATGATCCTGGTGGGGCACTCCATGGGGGGCGCCATCGCCGTCAGGGTCGCGCACTCGCCCTCGCTGGAGCACCACGTCGACGGCTTGGCTGTTATCGATGTGGTTGAGG GCACAGCGATGGACGCTTTGGCCAGCATGCAGAGTTTCCTGCGCGGGAGACCCACACACTTCAAGAGCATCGAGCATGCCATCGAGTGGTG tGTGAGGAGTGGGCAAGTGCGTAATGTTGACTCAGCAAAAGTATCAATGCCCGGTCAAATTGTTAA CTGTGAAACCGGTTTGCTGGCGACCAACGAAGTGGAATCGTACACTCCAGCCGCGGAGTCTAAGCTGGAGCCGAACAGGCATACGGCCCGCGCCGACTCCATCGCAGAGGAGGAGCACGAGGCGGAGGCGGACGGGGAAGGGGAGGCGGAGGGGGAAGCTACCAGGGACGAGTTCGTGAGGCCCGGAGCTGTCGGGGATGGCAACACTGCTATGAA ATACAAATGGCGTATAGACCTGTCTCAGACGGAGGCGCACTGGGCGGGCTGGTTCTCGGGTCTGTCGAGCGCGTTCctgagcgcgcgcgcgccgcgtcTGCTGCTGCTCGCCAGCGTCGACGGGCTCGACCGGCTGCTCACTGTGGGGCAGATGCAGG GTAAATTCCAGATGCAAGTATTAACCCGCTGCGGTCACGCCGTCCACGAAGATTCACCCGCAGAG GTGTCGCGAGTGGTGGCCGCGTTCGCGTTGAGGCACCGCCTCACCACCGCCACTGAACTCGGCACTCACTTGAACCTCGTCGCGGCTCCAGGTTGTTGA